From a region of the Triticum aestivum cultivar Chinese Spring chromosome 7D, IWGSC CS RefSeq v2.1, whole genome shotgun sequence genome:
- the LOC123169546 gene encoding receptor kinase-like protein Xa21 isoform X1: MLCPEVLNFESNQLMAATAQDWEFMTFLTNCTRLRNLCIQANALGGVLPSSVGNLSAHLQQFIFGFNEISGKLPFGISNLVGLNVLDFPHNQFTDVLPDSIGRLNLLQQLYFNNNQFSGSLPSSLGNLTRLLVLSAGSNKFKGGLPTGLGNLQEITEADFSNNKFSGPLPKEIFNLSTLSNTLDLSNNFLVGSLPPQVGNLTKLTYLYVSLNNLSGPLPNTLSKCQSLIELKLDRNYFNSTIPSSISKMQGLTFLNLSKNTLSGVVPQELGLMDGIQELYLAHNYLSGHIPESLQNMASLYQLDLSFNTLDGKVPSQGVFSNVTGFLFEGNSRLCGGNSELQLPPCPPPESMEHKKKRHFIIAIAIPIVGAILCLSAMLVFFTRRKETKAQSTSTSGFQLMGDNYPRVTCVELAQGTGGFATANLIGRGMHGSVYKCRLLLNNMMTTVAVKVFDLQQTGCSKSFLAECEALSKVRHRYLISVITCCSSSDSSQNDFKALMFEFMPNGNLDSWLHPDVHDASQQLQGLTLIQRLNIAVGIADALDYLHNNCEPPIVHCDLKPSNILLNEDLVAHVGDFGLAKIISEPAAEQLINSKSSTGIRGTIGYVAPEYGEGGQVSSRGDVYSFGSVVLELFIGKAPTHDMFRDGLTLQKHAKDAFPGMLMQIVDPVLLSIEEASASSLLDGSNPMEHTSNAISSVIEVALSCSKHAPTERMCIGDAAAAIHRIRDSYVRITQK, translated from the exons ATGCTCTGCCCAGAAGTCCTCAATTTTGAGAGTAATCAGCTAATGGCAGCCACTGCTCAGGACTGGGAGTTTATGACATTCCTCACAAACTGCACACGCCTCAGGAACCTTTGCATCCAGGCCAACGCGCTAGGTGGCGTGCTGCCAAGCTCAGTTGGCAACCTATCAGCACATCTCCAACAGTTTATTTTTGGATTTAATGAAATTTCTGGCAAATTACCATTTGGCATAAGCAATCTTGTCGGACTAAATGTGTTGGACTTCCCTCACAACCAATTTACTGATGTCTTGCCTGACAGCATTGGAAGGCTAAATTTGCTTCAGCAATTGTATTTCAATAATAATCAGTTTTCAGGATCCTTGCCATCCTCCCTCGGGAACTTGACACGGCTGCTAGTTCTTTCAGCCGGCAGCAATAAGTTTAAGGGGGGCCTTCCAACAGGCCTAGGGAACCTCCAGGAGATAACTGAAGCGGACTTTTCAAACAATAAGTTTTCAGGTCCATTACCAAAAGAGATCTTTAACCTATCAACCCTGTCAAATACACTGGATTTGTCAAACAATTTTTTGGTTGGTTCTCTTCCACCTCAAGTTGGCAATCTGACAAAGCTTACATACCTGTATGTATCCCTGAACAACTTATCAGGACCGCTTCCTAATACACTTAGCAAATGCCAAAGCTTGATAGAGCTCAAGTTGGACCGCAACTACTTCAATAGTACCATTCCCTCGTCTATCAGCAAAATGCAGGGCTTGACATTTCTAAATCTTTCCAAGAATACACTCTCTGGTGTGGTTCCTCAAGAGTTAGGACTCATGGACGGTATTCAAGAATTGTATCTTGCACACAACTACTTGTCTGGTCATATCCCTGAAAGCTTGCAAAACATGGCATCATTGTATCAGTTAGACCTGTCCTTCAATACTCTGGATGGCAAAGTTCCATCGCAGGGTGTGTTCAGTAATGTGACTGGATTTTTGTTTGAAGGGAATTCGAGGCTTTGTGGTGGTAACTCAGAATTACAGTTGCCCCCATGCCCGCCGCCAGAATCAATGGAACACAAGAAGAAACGCCATTTCATTATCGCAATAGCTATCCCAATTGTTGGCGCAATTCTATGCTTGAGTGCGATGCTTGTGTTCTTCACAAGGAGAAAGGAAACAAAAGCTCAATCCACATCCACAAGTGGATTCCAATTGATGGGTGACAATTATCCAAGAGTTACTTGTGTTGAACTGGCCCAGGGAACAGGTGGCTTTGCCACAGCCAATTTGATTGGTAGAGGAATGCATGGATCAGTGTATAAGTGTCGTTTATTGCTGAACAATATGATGACCACAGTAGCGGTGAAGGTTTTTGATCTCCAACAGACTGGTTGTTCCAAAAGCTTTTTAGCTGAGTGTGAGGCACTTAGTAAGGTTCGCCATCGTTATTTGATCAGTGTCATAACTTGCTGCTCAAGCTCTGACTCAAGCCAAAACGACTTCAAAGCTCTTATGTTCGAGTTCATGCCCAATGGGAACCTGGACAGCTGGTTACATCCGGATGTACATGATGCATCACAGCAACTGCAAGGATTGACATTGATTCAGAGATTAAATATTGCAGTCGGTATTGCTGATGCACTAGATTATTTGCACAACAACTGTGAACCGCCAATAGTTCACTGCGACCTGAAGCCAAGCAACATTCTTCTCAACGAGGATTTAGTTGCTCATGTTGGAGACTTTGGCCTTGCAAAGATTATTTCCGAACCAGCAGCCGAGCAACTGATTAACTCAAAGAGCTCGACTGGAATAAGAGGAACAATTGGTTACGTCGCTCCAG AATATGGCGAAGGTGGTCAAGTTTCTTCACGTGGGGACGTATACAGCTTTGGGAGTGTCGTCCTCGAGTTGTTTATAGGCAAGGCACCTACTCATGACATGTTCAGAGACGGGTTGACCCTGCAAAAACATGCCAAGGATGCATTTCCAGGGATGCTGATGCAGATCGTCGATCCAGTCCTACTGTCCATTGAAGAAGCTAGTGCGAGTAGTTTGCTGGATGGAAGCAACCCAATGGAACATACCAGCAATGCCATATCCTCTGTCATAGAGGTTGCCCTGTCATGCAGCAAGCATGCACCCACCGAGAGAATGTGCATAGGAGATGCAGCTGCTGCGATCCATAGGATAAGGGATAGCTATGTTAGAATAACACAAAAATGA
- the LOC123169546 gene encoding receptor kinase-like protein Xa21 isoform X2 produces MWPHLLLLLLPYAFQSASATALDDKPDVDALLGASLVNATQIRFLDITGTVPPEIGMLCPEVLNFESNQLMAATAQDWEFMTFLTNCTRLRNLCIQANALGGVLPSSVGNLSAHLQQFIFGFNEISGKLPFGISNLVGLNVLDFPHNQFTDVLPDSIGRLNLLQQLYFNNNQFSGSLPSSLGNLTRLLVLSAGSNKFKGGLPTGLGNLQEITEADFSNNKFSGPLPKEIFNLSTLSNTLDLSNNFLVGSLPPQVGNLTKLTYLYVSLNNLSGPLPNTLSKCQSLIELKLDRNYFNSTIPSSISKMQGLTFLNLSKNTLSGVVPQELGLMDGIQELYLAHNYLSGHIPESLQNMASLYQLDLSFNTLDGKVPSQGVFSNVTGFLFEGNSRLCGGNSELQLPPCPPPESMEHKKKRHFIIAIAIPIVGAILCLSAMLVFFTRRKETKAQSTSTSGFQLMGDNYPRVTCVELAQGTGGFATANLIGRGMHGSVYKCRLLLNNMMTTVAVKVFDLQQTGCSKSFLAECEALSKVRHRYLISVITCCSSSDSSQNDFKALMFEFMPNGNLDSWLHPDVHDASQQLQGLTLIQRLNIAVGIADALDYLHNNCEPPIVHCDLKPSNILLNEDLVAHVGDFGLAKIISEPAAEQLINSKSSTGIRGTIGYVAPEYGEGGQVSSRGDVYSFGSVVLELFIGKAPTHDMFRDGLTLQKHAKDAFPGMLMQIVDPVLLSIEEASASSLLDGSNPMEHTSNAISSVIEVALSCSKHAPTERMCIGDAAAAIHRIRDSYVRITQK; encoded by the exons ATGTGGCCTCATCTTCTACTGCTTCTGCTGCCCTACGCATTCCAATCGGCATCAGCAACAGCACTCGACGATAAGCCCGATGTGGATGCCTTGCTGGGTG CTTCTCTCGTCAATGCAACTCAGATAAGGTTTCTAGACATCACCGGAACAGTGCCTCCTGAGATTGGAATGCTCTGCCCAGAAGTCCTCAATTTTGAGAGTAATCAGCTAATGGCAGCCACTGCTCAGGACTGGGAGTTTATGACATTCCTCACAAACTGCACACGCCTCAGGAACCTTTGCATCCAGGCCAACGCGCTAGGTGGCGTGCTGCCAAGCTCAGTTGGCAACCTATCAGCACATCTCCAACAGTTTATTTTTGGATTTAATGAAATTTCTGGCAAATTACCATTTGGCATAAGCAATCTTGTCGGACTAAATGTGTTGGACTTCCCTCACAACCAATTTACTGATGTCTTGCCTGACAGCATTGGAAGGCTAAATTTGCTTCAGCAATTGTATTTCAATAATAATCAGTTTTCAGGATCCTTGCCATCCTCCCTCGGGAACTTGACACGGCTGCTAGTTCTTTCAGCCGGCAGCAATAAGTTTAAGGGGGGCCTTCCAACAGGCCTAGGGAACCTCCAGGAGATAACTGAAGCGGACTTTTCAAACAATAAGTTTTCAGGTCCATTACCAAAAGAGATCTTTAACCTATCAACCCTGTCAAATACACTGGATTTGTCAAACAATTTTTTGGTTGGTTCTCTTCCACCTCAAGTTGGCAATCTGACAAAGCTTACATACCTGTATGTATCCCTGAACAACTTATCAGGACCGCTTCCTAATACACTTAGCAAATGCCAAAGCTTGATAGAGCTCAAGTTGGACCGCAACTACTTCAATAGTACCATTCCCTCGTCTATCAGCAAAATGCAGGGCTTGACATTTCTAAATCTTTCCAAGAATACACTCTCTGGTGTGGTTCCTCAAGAGTTAGGACTCATGGACGGTATTCAAGAATTGTATCTTGCACACAACTACTTGTCTGGTCATATCCCTGAAAGCTTGCAAAACATGGCATCATTGTATCAGTTAGACCTGTCCTTCAATACTCTGGATGGCAAAGTTCCATCGCAGGGTGTGTTCAGTAATGTGACTGGATTTTTGTTTGAAGGGAATTCGAGGCTTTGTGGTGGTAACTCAGAATTACAGTTGCCCCCATGCCCGCCGCCAGAATCAATGGAACACAAGAAGAAACGCCATTTCATTATCGCAATAGCTATCCCAATTGTTGGCGCAATTCTATGCTTGAGTGCGATGCTTGTGTTCTTCACAAGGAGAAAGGAAACAAAAGCTCAATCCACATCCACAAGTGGATTCCAATTGATGGGTGACAATTATCCAAGAGTTACTTGTGTTGAACTGGCCCAGGGAACAGGTGGCTTTGCCACAGCCAATTTGATTGGTAGAGGAATGCATGGATCAGTGTATAAGTGTCGTTTATTGCTGAACAATATGATGACCACAGTAGCGGTGAAGGTTTTTGATCTCCAACAGACTGGTTGTTCCAAAAGCTTTTTAGCTGAGTGTGAGGCACTTAGTAAGGTTCGCCATCGTTATTTGATCAGTGTCATAACTTGCTGCTCAAGCTCTGACTCAAGCCAAAACGACTTCAAAGCTCTTATGTTCGAGTTCATGCCCAATGGGAACCTGGACAGCTGGTTACATCCGGATGTACATGATGCATCACAGCAACTGCAAGGATTGACATTGATTCAGAGATTAAATATTGCAGTCGGTATTGCTGATGCACTAGATTATTTGCACAACAACTGTGAACCGCCAATAGTTCACTGCGACCTGAAGCCAAGCAACATTCTTCTCAACGAGGATTTAGTTGCTCATGTTGGAGACTTTGGCCTTGCAAAGATTATTTCCGAACCAGCAGCCGAGCAACTGATTAACTCAAAGAGCTCGACTGGAATAAGAGGAACAATTGGTTACGTCGCTCCAG AATATGGCGAAGGTGGTCAAGTTTCTTCACGTGGGGACGTATACAGCTTTGGGAGTGTCGTCCTCGAGTTGTTTATAGGCAAGGCACCTACTCATGACATGTTCAGAGACGGGTTGACCCTGCAAAAACATGCCAAGGATGCATTTCCAGGGATGCTGATGCAGATCGTCGATCCAGTCCTACTGTCCATTGAAGAAGCTAGTGCGAGTAGTTTGCTGGATGGAAGCAACCCAATGGAACATACCAGCAATGCCATATCCTCTGTCATAGAGGTTGCCCTGTCATGCAGCAAGCATGCACCCACCGAGAGAATGTGCATAGGAGATGCAGCTGCTGCGATCCATAGGATAAGGGATAGCTATGTTAGAATAACACAAAAATGA